The following coding sequences lie in one Psychrobacter arenosus genomic window:
- the lptB gene encoding LPS export ABC transporter ATP-binding protein yields MQHLGKRYGKRWVVKDVSFSVEQGQVVGLLGPNGAGKTTSFYMVVGLVNMDKGQVTLGKMDLSKYAMHERARAGIGYLPQEASIFRKLSIQDNILSILQTRRDLNKKQQQVELEKLIGEFSLEHVRHSLGMSVSGGERRRCEIARALAANPKFILLDEPFAGVDPISVSDIKDVILALKNRGIGVLITDHNVRETLAICEKAYIVSEGAIIAEGTPEDILANDLVKTVYLGKDFQV; encoded by the coding sequence ATGCAACATTTGGGCAAGCGTTATGGCAAGCGTTGGGTAGTGAAAGATGTGTCCTTTTCGGTGGAGCAAGGCCAAGTAGTAGGCTTGCTAGGGCCTAATGGGGCGGGTAAAACCACTAGCTTCTATATGGTGGTAGGCCTGGTCAATATGGATAAGGGCCAAGTCACCTTAGGGAAGATGGACTTGTCTAAATATGCGATGCATGAGCGCGCACGAGCAGGCATTGGCTATCTGCCACAAGAAGCCTCTATTTTCCGTAAATTATCCATTCAAGACAACATCTTATCGATATTGCAAACGCGTCGCGACCTTAATAAAAAACAGCAGCAAGTTGAACTCGAAAAGCTCATTGGTGAATTTAGTCTAGAACATGTCCGTCATTCCCTAGGGATGAGCGTGTCAGGTGGGGAGCGCCGTCGCTGTGAGATTGCCCGAGCATTGGCGGCTAACCCAAAATTTATTCTATTGGATGAGCCGTTTGCTGGGGTTGATCCTATTTCAGTTAGCGATATTAAAGATGTTATTTTAGCGCTAAAAAACCGTGGTATCGGGGTTCTAATTACCGATCACAATGTCCGAGAAACCTTAGCCATTTGTGAAAAAGCTTATATTGTCTCGGAAGGGGCTATTATTGCGGAAGGTACTCCAGAAGATATCTTGGCCAATGATTTGGTGAAAACGGTTTATTTAGGCAAAGACTTTCAAGTCTAA
- a CDS encoding KpsF/GutQ family sugar-phosphate isomerase, translating to MTLLSDDQVINNAVQAIQTEQAALSLLIEQLDSRFVRACEIILNCSGRVVVTGMGKSGLIGRKIAATFASTGTPAFFMHPGEAGHGDLGMLVKGDVLVAISNSGESDEIKTLLPVVKRLKIPLISISRDKRGMLPKAADIPLTLGKSEEACPLGLAPTSSTTATLALGDALAVALVYARGFTSEDFALSHPAGALGRQLLMQVEDLMHPVSESLPIVKTSAPLHEALFIMTSGRLGMTVVVDDNNKVVGVFTDGDLRRGLEKGIDLATPMQDIMTKDPQGVSKNMRASDALSVMNEKSINQLLILDSDKSLEGIITIHDLLQAGVK from the coding sequence ATGACGCTATTAAGCGATGATCAAGTCATTAACAATGCCGTTCAAGCTATTCAAACTGAGCAAGCCGCGCTGAGTCTATTGATTGAGCAGTTAGACAGCCGTTTCGTGCGGGCCTGCGAAATTATATTGAATTGTTCAGGTCGAGTAGTAGTGACTGGTATGGGCAAATCGGGGCTTATTGGCCGTAAAATAGCGGCTACTTTTGCTTCTACCGGCACCCCGGCATTCTTTATGCATCCGGGTGAAGCAGGGCATGGCGATTTAGGCATGCTGGTTAAAGGCGATGTTTTGGTAGCCATCTCCAACTCGGGTGAGTCGGATGAGATCAAAACCTTACTACCGGTTGTGAAACGTCTAAAAATTCCATTAATTAGTATTAGCCGTGATAAGCGCGGTATGTTACCAAAGGCGGCGGATATTCCTTTGACCTTGGGCAAGTCTGAAGAGGCTTGTCCTTTAGGATTGGCACCCACTTCTAGCACCACAGCGACCTTAGCGTTGGGCGATGCGCTTGCGGTAGCTTTGGTTTATGCGCGTGGGTTCACCTCCGAGGACTTTGCTTTATCGCATCCAGCGGGGGCGTTAGGTCGCCAACTATTGATGCAGGTAGAAGATTTGATGCATCCTGTGAGTGAGTCTTTGCCTATCGTAAAGACCAGTGCTCCTTTGCATGAGGCACTATTTATTATGACCAGTGGCCGTTTGGGAATGACGGTAGTGGTAGACGACAATAATAAAGTGGTCGGGGTGTTTACGGATGGCGATTTACGCCGTGGTTTAGAAAAAGGCATTGATTTAGCGACCCCTATGCAGGATATTATGACTAAGGATCCGCAAGGGGTGAGCAAAAATATGCGCGCCTCAGATGCGTTAAGCGTTATGAATGAAAAAAGTATCAACCAGTTATTAATTTTAGACAGTGATAAGTCTTTAGAAGGTATTATTACTATCCATGATTTATTGCAAGCTGGGGTAAAATAG
- the hfq gene encoding RNA chaperone Hfq — MSKGQTLQDPFLNSLRKDRIPVSIFLVNGIKLQGQIESFDQYVVLLKNTVSQMVYKHAISTVVPARNPRGSNPTATGGMQQGGYQGAAGSMGGGFERGGDRMGGGNAGGNFDQGGFGGNRGGFNRGGFNQDRGFSQDRSFGQDRGFDRSGFGQDRGFDDRGFETKDDQVDYDDKQPKDDFGNNNQ, encoded by the coding sequence ATGTCTAAAGGTCAAACCTTACAAGACCCATTCTTAAATTCTTTGCGCAAAGACCGCATCCCTGTTTCTATCTTTTTGGTTAACGGCATCAAATTGCAGGGCCAAATCGAATCTTTTGACCAATATGTGGTTTTATTAAAGAATACAGTCAGCCAGATGGTTTATAAGCATGCCATCTCGACAGTCGTGCCTGCCCGTAATCCGCGTGGCAGCAACCCTACTGCGACTGGTGGTATGCAGCAGGGCGGTTATCAAGGGGCTGCCGGCTCGATGGGTGGTGGTTTTGAACGTGGCGGCGACCGCATGGGCGGTGGTAACGCTGGTGGCAACTTCGATCAAGGTGGTTTCGGTGGCAACCGCGGTGGCTTTAATCGTGGTGGTTTTAACCAAGACCGTGGCTTCTCGCAAGATCGCAGCTTTGGTCAGGATCGTGGTTTTGACCGTTCAGGATTTGGTCAAGATCGTGGTTTTGATGACCGCGGCTTTGAGACTAAAGATGACCAAGTAGATTATGATGATAAGCAACCTAAAGACGATTTTGGCAATAACAACCAGTAA
- a CDS encoding septal ring lytic transglycosylase RlpA family protein, translating to MNKRLSGLILSSAALCAGMGMASSANAVSSQAPTISQDSGSNIDRVLSELTKQHDNASSLVKSARQPTSLALNSPLLSAQNDVTATDEDVLERLTAVASNTVSKFKQTGLASWYGRKFHGRKTASGETFDMNAMTAAHRSLPLNCYVKVTNKSNGKSVVVKVNDRGPFHGKRVLDLSYGAAKKLGITSEGVGNVAIERVSGP from the coding sequence ATGAATAAGCGTCTTTCTGGTCTAATTCTATCGTCAGCAGCCTTATGTGCTGGCATGGGAATGGCCTCAAGTGCCAACGCTGTTAGTTCACAAGCTCCAACGATTTCTCAAGATTCAGGCTCCAATATAGACCGTGTACTGAGCGAACTCACTAAGCAACATGACAATGCCTCAAGTTTAGTGAAATCTGCTCGTCAACCGACTTCTCTCGCTTTAAACAGCCCTCTGCTTAGCGCCCAAAACGATGTAACCGCTACTGATGAAGACGTTCTTGAGCGTTTAACGGCTGTGGCTTCAAACACGGTCAGCAAGTTTAAGCAAACGGGTCTAGCCTCTTGGTATGGTCGTAAGTTTCATGGTCGTAAGACGGCCAGTGGCGAAACTTTTGATATGAATGCCATGACCGCCGCGCATCGCTCACTGCCTTTAAACTGCTACGTCAAAGTGACGAATAAGTCTAATGGCAAGAGTGTCGTCGTTAAAGTTAACGATCGTGGTCCTTTCCATGGTAAGCGTGTCTTAGATTTATCTTATGGTGCGGCTAAAAAATTAGGCATCACTAGTGAAGGCGTAGGAAACGTAGCTATTGAGCGTGTCTCAGGACCATAA
- a CDS encoding KdsC family phosphatase, protein MKDLIQEAGKVKMLVLDVDGILSDGKIIYDANGIETKAFSVKDGVGIKALNKYGIKTAIITGRSSPMVTKRATEIGIDYVVQGRDDKLIALQELLQELQDKGEQIMAADCAYMGDDLPDIKALQTVGFAASVPNAHLEVINRVDMVTSHAGGDGAVREVCDLILKGHGHYEAFIAGYTLDDASKDMAATS, encoded by the coding sequence ATGAAAGATTTGATTCAAGAAGCAGGTAAGGTAAAGATGCTAGTGTTGGATGTCGATGGCATCTTATCTGATGGCAAAATTATTTATGATGCCAATGGTATTGAGACCAAGGCCTTTTCAGTAAAAGATGGCGTTGGTATTAAAGCATTGAATAAATATGGGATTAAAACCGCTATTATTACGGGGCGTAGTAGCCCCATGGTGACCAAACGCGCCACTGAGATAGGCATTGATTATGTCGTGCAAGGGCGGGATGATAAGTTGATTGCACTACAAGAGTTGCTACAAGAGCTGCAGGACAAGGGCGAGCAAATAATGGCAGCAGACTGTGCCTATATGGGCGATGATTTGCCCGATATCAAAGCTTTACAGACCGTTGGTTTTGCGGCTTCAGTACCTAATGCTCATTTAGAAGTGATCAACCGCGTCGATATGGTTACCAGTCATGCTGGTGGCGATGGGGCCGTTCGTGAAGTCTGTGATTTAATTTTAAAAGGTCATGGTCATTACGAAGCGTTTATTGCCGGCTATACTTTAGATGACGCTAGTAAAGACATGGCTGCTACCTCGTGA
- the rodA gene encoding rod shape-determining protein RodA encodes MSSNQQYRFSRQSHHLGRDFEPKFWERTHIDPWITLLLLTICFIGLTILYSASTQDVDMVLRQAVSYGVAFTVMFAMAQIPPSFYRTMTPIFYLLGLVLLVLVDVIGEVRMGAQRWIRIPGFGSVQPSEFMKLGMPMMCAWFLSKRDLPPSFSSVAATLALIVVPVLLIAKEPDLGTSLLVAASGIFVLFLAGLSWWMIGGAVALSIPLIAIAWQFLLHDYQRTRVLTMLNPEADALGAGWNIMQSKTAIGSGGLTGKGYLEGTQSHLHFLPEGHTDFIIAAFSEEFGLLGVSLLMFLYSCLLLRALYITFVNPDAFSRLLSGAIALSFFVYVFVNVGMVGGILPVVGVPLPFISYGGTAIVTLMAGFGLLMSLHTHRNSR; translated from the coding sequence ATGTCTTCTAATCAGCAATACCGATTTTCGCGTCAAAGCCATCATTTAGGTCGAGATTTCGAACCTAAATTTTGGGAGCGTACCCATATAGACCCTTGGATTACCCTGCTATTATTAACCATTTGCTTTATTGGCCTTACCATTTTATATAGTGCTTCGACCCAAGATGTCGATATGGTATTGCGGCAAGCAGTGAGTTATGGGGTGGCCTTTACGGTCATGTTTGCTATGGCACAAATCCCGCCCAGCTTCTATCGCACTATGACGCCGATCTTCTATTTATTAGGGCTCGTATTATTGGTGCTAGTCGATGTGATCGGTGAGGTGCGTATGGGGGCGCAGCGTTGGATTCGTATCCCAGGGTTTGGTAGCGTCCAGCCCTCGGAGTTTATGAAACTGGGTATGCCCATGATGTGTGCCTGGTTTTTATCTAAGCGTGACTTACCGCCCAGCTTTAGCAGCGTGGCAGCTACCTTAGCGCTGATAGTCGTGCCGGTGCTATTAATTGCAAAAGAACCCGATTTGGGCACTTCATTATTGGTGGCGGCTAGCGGTATATTCGTATTGTTTCTAGCAGGATTGTCGTGGTGGATGATTGGTGGCGCAGTGGCGTTATCGATTCCGCTCATTGCGATAGCATGGCAATTTTTATTGCATGACTATCAACGCACTCGGGTGTTGACAATGTTAAATCCTGAAGCGGATGCTTTAGGGGCAGGTTGGAACATTATGCAGTCTAAAACGGCGATTGGCTCAGGCGGGCTGACCGGAAAAGGCTATTTAGAAGGGACGCAATCGCATCTACACTTTTTACCCGAAGGTCATACGGATTTTATTATTGCCGCTTTTTCAGAAGAATTTGGACTATTAGGCGTTAGCTTATTAATGTTTTTATATTCGTGCTTATTACTGCGGGCGCTTTATATTACTTTTGTGAATCCTGATGCTTTTTCACGCTTATTATCCGGCGCTATAGCTTTATCCTTCTTTGTTTATGTCTTTGTCAACGTAGGCATGGTCGGTGGTATTTTGCCGGTAGTTGGCGTTCCCCTACCCTTTATTAGTTATGGTGGCACCGCTATCGTCACTTTAATGGCCGGTTTTGGTCTACTAATGTCGCTGCATACTCACCGCAATAGTCGCTAA
- a CDS encoding D-Ala-D-Ala carboxypeptidase family metallohydrolase: protein MIQPSHCVSKSYAFNRLTRNLGVVAALGLSWSGLSLPAQAEVLSDSSERQIRAIAAAPASSTTSTASASNTVTYKQLGTQTGTKTPVRTTTSYATPANASATTDLSGKVSSYVFGGQQVSGDSMQGLIQQKQQQYQQVQNSQLTIEERSRIRAPGNTRYDNDEDYSIGIDVSSMDFERWLNAYPYRAQQVADYRRYLSQRVGAANVPPMDQLLTTARSWATCGYEPYQLPPQYLWQNMVPTLKLYATLKQQGLLPASTEIRSVYRSPDLNQCAGGANASKHMSAGAIDIWVPEYENSPWQRSNVQDVLCDFWLYQGVAYDFGLGLYSTGAIHLDTQGYRKWGSNHSSTSSPCRYG from the coding sequence ATGATTCAACCTTCTCATTGTGTCAGTAAAAGTTATGCTTTTAATAGACTTACCCGTAATTTAGGGGTAGTGGCTGCTCTTGGCCTTAGCTGGTCAGGGTTGAGTCTACCGGCCCAAGCTGAAGTGCTGTCCGATAGTAGTGAGCGTCAGATACGCGCCATCGCTGCCGCCCCTGCTAGCAGTACTACTAGTACAGCATCTGCAAGCAATACGGTCACCTATAAGCAATTGGGCACGCAAACAGGGACTAAGACGCCTGTACGCACGACTACCAGTTATGCAACCCCTGCTAATGCTAGCGCGACCACTGACCTTTCAGGTAAGGTCTCGAGCTATGTGTTTGGCGGTCAGCAAGTCAGCGGTGACAGCATGCAAGGGCTGATCCAACAAAAACAGCAGCAATACCAGCAAGTACAAAATTCGCAGCTGACGATTGAAGAGCGCAGCCGTATCAGAGCACCGGGCAATACCCGCTATGATAATGACGAAGACTACAGTATAGGGATTGATGTTAGCAGTATGGATTTTGAGCGGTGGTTAAACGCTTACCCTTATCGAGCGCAACAAGTGGCGGATTATAGACGCTATCTTAGCCAACGGGTCGGTGCCGCCAATGTCCCGCCCATGGATCAGCTGCTGACGACAGCGCGCAGTTGGGCGACTTGTGGTTATGAGCCTTATCAATTGCCCCCACAATACCTATGGCAAAATATGGTGCCCACTTTAAAGCTCTATGCGACCCTCAAGCAACAAGGTCTGTTGCCCGCTAGTACCGAAATTCGTTCGGTGTATCGCAGCCCTGATTTAAACCAATGTGCCGGGGGTGCGAATGCCAGCAAGCATATGAGTGCGGGTGCGATAGATATTTGGGTTCCAGAGTATGAGAACAGCCCTTGGCAAAGAAGTAACGTGCAAGATGTGCTGTGCGACTTTTGGTTATATCAAGGCGTCGCTTATGACTTTGGCCTCGGCTTATACTCTACAGGCGCTATCCATTTAGACACGCAAGGCTATCGCAAATGGGGCAGCAATCACTCTAGCACCAGCTCTCCTTGCCGCTATGGCTAA
- the lptA gene encoding lipopolysaccharide transport periplasmic protein LptA encodes MSLSPSSVSYIINKTLAHRKQLAKTILLGGLVGISAAANALPSDSNEPIKLLADKATYSERTGVTSYSGNVIITQGTLRLTANNITVNLSQSRSINSAVATGSPATMQQVVTKEKGLAKGQANKIDYNAVSGIITLTGNAKLVQNGASFAGNVIRYSLKAGDVEATAGGNQRVELVFPPSNSTSQQSLR; translated from the coding sequence ATGAGCTTAAGTCCTAGTAGCGTGTCTTATATTATTAATAAAACGCTTGCTCATCGCAAGCAGCTGGCTAAGACTATTTTGCTAGGTGGGTTGGTGGGCATCAGTGCCGCAGCCAACGCTTTGCCTTCAGATTCTAATGAGCCTATTAAACTGTTAGCGGATAAAGCCACCTATAGTGAGCGTACCGGGGTCACTAGCTACTCGGGTAATGTCATTATTACCCAAGGCACTTTGCGACTCACAGCGAACAACATTACGGTTAATCTTTCTCAATCTAGAAGTATTAATTCTGCCGTAGCGACGGGCAGTCCAGCGACTATGCAGCAAGTGGTGACCAAAGAAAAAGGTCTCGCCAAAGGTCAAGCCAATAAGATTGACTATAATGCAGTCAGTGGCATTATCACTTTAACGGGTAATGCTAAATTGGTACAGAATGGCGCTAGCTTCGCGGGTAATGTAATTCGCTATAGTCTCAAGGCGGGCGATGTGGAAGCGACTGCGGGCGGCAATCAGCGCGTCGAGTTGGTATTCCCACCGAGCAATAGCACTAGCCAACAAAGCTTGCGTTAA
- a CDS encoding M16 family metallopeptidase codes for MRPTHAQHKLLLTSNFMTNTFATSPVIQANTTTANPTQPRRLSVLLVSLLMSSVAALPLSAQAMEESRGGSELTAEEAAKPLPKLSSLEQTEELTLTLPDIQKFTTASGVPVVFVATPTLPIVDVDLRFNAGSARDADIRADGFGIASMTATMLEQGSKDLNEDEFTRAVETLGIELSSSAYKDMFIVSLRSLSDEAHLTPALSLVEQMLASPSFDAATLARNKARLLVGLQQQQQDPGSIAAIAFSENLFGNHPYAHPSSGTLETVPSLTQTDLQQFKDRYLVAKNATLAITGDLTLTEAKKLADSLTGVLPKGSAAPKLPEPKELTTSKRIHIPFDSTQTTIIMGQLGDKHAQDVRELQSRTNFAVGNDVLAGGDFNARLMTEVRKNLGYTYGISGGMSPMQTRGPYQISFSTRNDKAEAAIDATLKTVKQTLDEGISNEEMVLTKDSIKNSFPMSFASNAGINGLMGMMNFYQLPDSYLSDYLTRVDKVDLAGVNTALRQKINPDKFLIVTVGDQTALDSNHSNQATNADKAANINTDPAADKPPVLDKEGVASKDSSSNITEKRTIKPVQ; via the coding sequence ATGCGCCCTACTCATGCTCAGCATAAATTACTTTTAACTAGCAATTTTATGACCAATACCTTTGCTACTAGCCCTGTTATTCAGGCTAATACTACTACCGCTAATCCCACTCAGCCTCGTCGTTTATCCGTGCTGCTAGTCTCATTACTTATGAGCTCGGTAGCTGCCCTACCGCTAAGTGCACAAGCTATGGAAGAATCTCGCGGTGGCAGCGAGCTGACGGCAGAAGAGGCGGCCAAACCTTTGCCTAAACTCAGCAGCTTAGAGCAGACCGAAGAGCTCACGCTCACTTTGCCTGATATTCAAAAGTTTACTACGGCTTCAGGCGTACCCGTAGTGTTCGTTGCCACCCCTACGCTCCCTATTGTCGATGTAGATTTACGCTTTAATGCGGGCAGTGCCAGAGATGCTGATATTCGTGCTGATGGGTTTGGTATTGCCAGTATGACCGCGACGATGCTTGAGCAAGGCAGCAAAGATTTGAATGAAGACGAGTTTACCCGAGCGGTGGAGACGTTAGGTATCGAGCTTAGTAGCAGTGCTTACAAAGATATGTTTATAGTGTCATTGCGCAGTTTGTCTGACGAGGCTCATTTGACGCCCGCCTTATCTTTAGTAGAGCAAATGCTCGCCAGCCCAAGTTTTGATGCAGCCACGTTAGCTCGTAATAAAGCTCGCTTACTGGTCGGCTTACAACAGCAGCAGCAAGATCCCGGCAGCATAGCGGCTATCGCGTTTAGTGAAAATCTATTTGGCAATCACCCTTATGCTCATCCTTCTAGTGGCACCTTAGAGACCGTCCCTAGTCTAACCCAAACCGATTTACAGCAATTTAAAGACCGTTACTTGGTGGCAAAAAATGCTACTTTAGCGATCACCGGTGACTTGACCTTAACCGAAGCAAAAAAACTAGCCGACAGTCTAACGGGTGTCTTACCTAAAGGTAGCGCGGCTCCTAAATTGCCTGAGCCCAAAGAGCTGACTACTAGTAAGCGTATCCATATCCCTTTTGACAGTACGCAGACCACTATTATCATGGGACAATTGGGCGATAAGCATGCTCAAGACGTGCGTGAGCTACAGAGCCGTACGAACTTTGCCGTGGGTAATGATGTGCTCGCGGGCGGTGACTTTAACGCGCGGTTGATGACGGAGGTCCGTAAAAACTTAGGCTATACCTATGGCATCTCTGGGGGCATGAGTCCCATGCAAACTCGTGGTCCCTATCAAATCAGCTTCTCCACACGTAATGACAAAGCCGAGGCCGCTATCGATGCGACCTTAAAGACTGTCAAACAGACTTTAGACGAAGGCATTAGTAATGAAGAGATGGTGCTGACCAAAGACAGCATAAAAAATAGCTTTCCCATGAGCTTTGCCAGTAATGCTGGGATTAATGGTTTAATGGGAATGATGAATTTCTATCAATTGCCTGACAGCTATTTGAGCGACTATTTAACGAGAGTTGATAAGGTGGATTTAGCCGGCGTCAATACCGCTCTACGGCAAAAGATTAATCCTGATAAATTCTTAATTGTCACGGTAGGCGATCAAACCGCTTTAGACTCTAACCATTCAAATCAGGCTACTAATGCAGATAAGGCCGCTAATATAAACACAGACCCGGCTGCAGATAAACCCCCTGTTTTAGATAAAGAAGGTGTTGCCTCAAAAGACAGCAGCTCCAATATCACTGAAAAAAGAACCATTAAACCTGTCCAATAA
- the lptC gene encoding LPS export ABC transporter periplasmic protein LptC encodes MNTKILIVLALVMAVIAGWFFYKQDSVTPTVNIAPSEVDYEATEIKAVQTNDEGETEYELNADSLTHNPTTNQDEMSGITMDWAPGTEQRYQISAGTAAINQQTGELKLTGGFVLTSKGTAEGATPIKVTGQTLFGNTKKRAVYSKEPVKVEQGDNRFEAASMKADLEAGDYEFGQVAVTFMPAARQDAKLF; translated from the coding sequence GTGAATACCAAGATACTGATTGTACTGGCATTGGTCATGGCGGTTATTGCAGGCTGGTTTTTTTATAAGCAAGACTCAGTCACGCCTACCGTGAATATTGCGCCTTCTGAAGTCGACTATGAAGCGACAGAGATTAAAGCGGTGCAAACCAATGATGAAGGCGAGACCGAATACGAACTTAATGCCGACTCGCTAACCCATAATCCAACGACCAATCAAGACGAAATGTCGGGCATCACTATGGATTGGGCGCCGGGTACTGAGCAGCGCTATCAAATTTCGGCGGGCACAGCAGCTATTAACCAACAAACGGGTGAGCTAAAACTAACCGGTGGTTTTGTATTGACCAGTAAAGGCACGGCAGAAGGCGCTACCCCCATTAAGGTGACGGGTCAGACCTTATTTGGCAATACCAAAAAACGAGCAGTCTATAGTAAAGAGCCCGTCAAAGTAGAGCAGGGGGATAACCGCTTTGAAGCCGCCAGTATGAAAGCAGACTTGGAAGCCGGCGACTATGAGTTTGGTCAGGTCGCGGTCACCTTTATGCCAGCGGCTCGTCAAGATGCGAAATTATTCTAA
- the radA gene encoding DNA repair protein RadA, translating into MSKNKSSYVCQECGAHFGKWSGQCSDCGEWNTLIEAPNVSMPHHKPNAAKSGGSKATVSTKGPAGNYAGSRSAVMPLNAVNVTFDSRLPTGIGEFDRVLGGGLVAGSVVLIGGPPGIGKSTILLQTATNMAKAESPAGSALYITGEESLSQVAMRAQRLGLPADRLRVLAETNVETICAALTQEQPAIAIIDSIQTIYTDAISSAPGGVSQIRESAAMLTRYAKQTGTALFLVGHVTKEGSLAGPRVLEHMVDTVLYFEGQSDSRFRMIRAVKNRFGAVNELGIFGMTDLGLKEVANPSAIFLSRYDKPIAGSIVMVSREGTRPLLVEVQALVDDSQGQPRRMALGLDFQRLSMLLAVMHRHGGIHTSGQDVYVNVVGGVKVIETGSDLAVLLACASSIKEKPLPSSLAVFGEVGLSGEIRPVPNGQERLKEAKKHGFTYAIVPKGNAPSKNSPQFAGIEIIAVERLDDALERAFEIQV; encoded by the coding sequence ATGTCAAAAAATAAAAGCAGTTACGTTTGCCAAGAGTGCGGGGCGCATTTTGGCAAATGGTCCGGGCAGTGTAGCGATTGCGGCGAATGGAATACTTTGATTGAAGCCCCAAACGTCAGTATGCCGCACCACAAACCCAATGCCGCAAAGAGTGGCGGTAGTAAAGCCACAGTCAGTACCAAAGGTCCAGCAGGCAATTACGCGGGCTCACGCAGCGCCGTCATGCCGCTTAATGCCGTCAATGTCACGTTTGATTCGCGTTTACCGACAGGGATTGGCGAGTTTGATCGGGTATTGGGGGGCGGCTTGGTCGCCGGCTCCGTAGTATTGATCGGCGGACCACCGGGCATTGGTAAATCAACGATACTGCTGCAGACCGCTACAAATATGGCGAAGGCAGAATCACCAGCGGGCAGCGCCTTATATATCACAGGAGAGGAGTCGCTTTCGCAAGTGGCCATGCGCGCTCAACGTTTAGGGCTACCTGCGGATCGCTTACGGGTCTTAGCAGAAACCAATGTGGAGACCATTTGTGCCGCGTTAACGCAAGAGCAGCCTGCTATTGCTATCATCGACTCGATTCAAACCATTTATACCGATGCGATCAGTTCTGCACCCGGCGGGGTTAGCCAAATTCGTGAATCAGCAGCGATGTTAACGCGTTATGCCAAACAAACCGGTACCGCCTTATTTTTAGTGGGTCACGTAACCAAAGAAGGCTCACTGGCTGGACCGCGCGTGCTTGAGCATATGGTGGATACGGTCTTGTATTTTGAGGGTCAATCGGACTCGCGCTTTCGTATGATCCGGGCGGTAAAAAACCGTTTCGGTGCGGTAAACGAATTGGGCATCTTCGGCATGACCGACTTAGGTTTAAAAGAAGTGGCGAACCCATCTGCTATATTTTTAAGCCGCTATGACAAACCTATCGCTGGCTCTATTGTGATGGTCAGTCGCGAGGGAACACGGCCATTATTGGTTGAGGTGCAGGCGCTTGTAGATGATTCCCAAGGTCAGCCCAGACGAATGGCGCTAGGCCTAGACTTCCAGCGCTTATCGATGCTGCTAGCGGTTATGCACCGTCATGGTGGGATTCATACCAGCGGTCAGGACGTTTATGTCAACGTGGTTGGCGGGGTCAAGGTTATTGAAACCGGTTCAGATTTGGCAGTACTACTGGCTTGTGCTTCAAGTATTAAAGAAAAGCCGTTGCCCTCTTCTTTAGCGGTCTTTGGTGAGGTGGGGCTATCGGGGGAGATTCGTCCGGTACCTAATGGCCAAGAACGCTTAAAAGAAGCGAAGAAACATGGGTTTACTTACGCCATCGTCCCTAAAGGCAATGCTCCATCCAAAAATTCCCCGCAGTTTGCAGGGATTGAAATTATTGCTGTAGAAAGACTGGATGACGCGTTAGAACGGGCGTTTGAAATTCAGGTTTAA